The Misgurnus anguillicaudatus chromosome 21, ASM2758022v2, whole genome shotgun sequence genome includes a window with the following:
- the LOC129444933 gene encoding arylamine N-acetyltransferase, pineal gland isozyme NAT-10 produces the protein MTHLTRLRHTMDLNGYFKRIGFTGHFDKADLDTLSTIHKLHVMNIPFENLSIHCGEKNTLNLPIIYNKIVKTNRGGSCCENNILFSWVLREMGYKYTTLSSRLFNVHKNDYNSMETHLINLVEIDSKGYIADVSYGVSGQIWHPLELISGKDQPQPPGVFRLLNDGAMWVLEKTRRKQLVQEQTFANSSLIDKRLTKIIYQFTLTPRDTEYFLETLEWLQTSPESLFILKSICSLQTPKGFRALVGWTFSEVTFNPHEDTDLVEMKEIPDCEIEALLKEKFKLVLMNKFAPKNKGTYCI, from the exons ATGACACATCTCACTCGCTTAAG GCATACAATGGATCTAAATGGATACTTCAAAAGAATTGGTTTTACAGGCCATTTTGACAAAGCTGACCTGGACACCTTGTCCACTATTCACAAGCTGCATGTTATGAATATTCCATTTGAGAATCTCAGTATTCACTGTGGAGAGAAGAACACCTTGAACCTGccaataatatataataaaattgtCAAGACCAATCGTGGAGGATCTTGTTGTGAAAATAACATCTTGTTCTCATGGGTCCTTAGAGAGATGGGCTACAAATACACTACACTAAGCTCCAGGCTGTTCAACGTGCATAAAAATGATTATAACTCCATGGAGACTCATCTTATAAATTTGGTGGAGATTGATAGTAAAGGTTACATTGCTGATGTAAGCTATGGGGTGTCAGGCCAAATCTGGCATCCCTTAGAACTGATCTCAGGAAAAGACCAGCCACAGCCTCCAGGCGTGTTCCGCCTCCTAAATGATGGGGCGATGTGGGTTCTGGAAAAGACCAGAAGAAAGCAACTGGTCCAAGAACAGACTTTTGCTAATTCTAGCCTCATTGACAAGCGCCTAACAAAAATAATATATCAGTTCACATTAACCCCACGTGATACAGAATACTTTCTGGAGACATTAGAGTGGCTGCAGACAAGCCCAGAGTCTTTGTTCATACTCAAATCCATTTGCTCCCTTCAAACTCCCAAAGGCTTCAGAGCTCTGGTTGGCTGGACTTTCAGCGAGGTCACATTTAACCCACATGAGGACACAGACTTGGTGGAGATGAAAGAAATCCCAGACTGTGAGATAGAGGCTTTGTTAAAAGAAAAGTTTAAATTAGTGTTAATGAATAAATTTGCACCTAAAAACAAAGGAACTTATTGCATATAG
- the cnep1r1 gene encoding nuclear envelope phosphatase-regulatory subunit 1 produces the protein MNSLEQAEDLKAFERRLTEYVSCLQPATGRWRMILIVVSVCTATGAWNWLIDPDTQKVSFFSSLWNHPFFTISCVTLIALFFAGIHKRVVAPSIIAARCRTVLAEYNMSCDDTGKLILKPRPHIQ, from the exons ATGAATTCATTAGAGCAAGCCGAAG ACCTGAAGGCTTTTGAAAGGAGACTGACAGAGTATGTGTCTTGTTTACAGCCAGCTACAGGCCGGTGGCGCA TGATTCTGATTGTTGTGTCTGTGTGCACAGCTACCGGAGCCTGGAATTGGCTTATAGATCCAGACACTCAGAAA GTTTCTTTCTTCTCATCTTTATGGAATCATCCATTTTTCACAATCAGCTGTGTGACTCTCATCGCCTTATTCTTTGCTGGAATACATAAACGAGTTGTTGCTCCATCAAT TATTGCTGCTCGCTGCCGGACAGTACTAGCAGAATATAACATGTCGTGTGATGAT ACGGGAAAACTTATTCTGAAGCCGCGGCCTCATATCCAATAG